One stretch of Scylla paramamosain isolate STU-SP2022 unplaced genomic scaffold, ASM3559412v1 Contig9, whole genome shotgun sequence DNA includes these proteins:
- the LOC135096957 gene encoding uncharacterized protein LOC135096957, protein MSTQQEEDVLDTWFSSCLFPFASLSWPGQGRGETMPDLARFYPTTLVKTGHDILFWVAQMVMLGLNLTGRLLFKTVLLHGLLCDGGGHKMSKSWGSVIDVINGASLEVLCERVEGSLNA, encoded by the exons ATGTCcacccagcaggaggaagatgttCTGGACACCTGGTTCTCCTCTTGCCTGTTTCCCTTTGCCTCGCTGAGCTGGCCGGgtcaggggaggggagagaccaTGCCTGACCTTGCTCGCTTCTACCCAACGACCTTGGTGAAGACGGGTCATGACATCCTCTTCTGGGTGGCTCAGATGGTCATGCTGGGACTCAACTTGACAGGGAGGCTTCTCTTTAAG actgtgctgctgcatggcctcctgtgtgatggtggcggccacAAGATGTCCAAGTCCTGGGGCAGTGTGATAGATGTCATCAATGGGGCGTCCCTGGAG GTACTGtgcgagagggtggaggggagccTGAATGCATAA